The sequence below is a genomic window from Polynucleobacter sp. MWH-UH19D.
GCTAAGTGAATTTACTAAGAACTCTGTATTTACTGAGTCTGCATTAAATATGTTGGGTAGCACGATCCGCGCGCGGATGTCAGCGATTACAGGACAAGCCTCATGAGTTTATTGGGCGCCTTTGATATCGGGTCTACTGGGCTGACAGCGCAATCCATGCGTATGAATACCACCGCATCCAATATTGCCAACGTCGAGAGCGTGTCGGGTCCTGATGGTCGTCCTTATCGCGCACGTCAGGTTGAGTTTAGTTCTGTATACAAAGCAGGGCAGCCGGGTGCAGGTGTTGAGGTCAGCAAAATTATTGAGAGCAATGCTCCGATGCGCATTGAATATCGCCCTGGACACCCAAAAGCGAACGCGGCTGGTTATGTAGAGATGCCAAACGTCAATCCAGTTGAGGAGATGGTGAACATGATTTCAGCATCACGCTCATACCAGATGAACGTTGAAGCAATGAATGTCTCGCGTCAGTTGATGTTAAAGACTTTGGATTTAGGTAAGTAATCAGTAGCGCCTGAAAAGTAAGAGATAAGAGGAAATTATGGCAACAAACCCATTAAGTGGAATTAGAGTTTATGACCCAGCAACGGCGAATAAGCCTGCTGATGCTACGACAAACTCCACTACAGGTGGAACTGCTGCTGAGCAAACACAAAACTTTTTAAAGTTATTGATTGCGCAAATTCAGAATCAAGACCCTATGGCGCCGATGGATGCCTCAACAATGACATCACAGATGTCTCAGCTCAACATGGTGAGCAGTATGGGCAATATGAATACATCCATGACTGCAATGCTTGCGCAAATGCAAAGTGTGAACTTTATTAATCAGGCCGCATTGATTGGCCATAGCCCGTTAGTTGCTGGTAGCGGTATTGCATTTGATGGAACCAATCAGGTGATGTTAGGGGCTAATGCAACAAATCCACTTACCTCAGCAGTTGCAACTATTACTGACTCTAGTGGAAATGTAGTTAATAGCGTTGACCTCGGTGCGTTAAATGCTGGCATTTCAAACTTTATCTGGAACGGTAAGGATGCCAATGGAGATACAGTTCCCGCAGGAATGTATTACTTAAACCTCTCCGGAAAAAATGCTGATAACGCCACAGAGAATCCAACTGCATATGTCGCATCTGCGGTAGCTTCTGTCACAAAGAGCTCAACAGGTGATGCGATATTGAATTTATTGGACGGTAGAACTGTGAAGTCATCAGAAGTACAGCAGTGGATTAGTTAAAAGTTATACAAATTAGCAGCGATCAATTAACAGAAAAAGACAAAGTTAGACAAAGGAAACAAAATGGGATACGGAATCGGACTATCAGGTTTAATGTCAGCCTCACAGGCAATTGACGTAACCAGTAATAACATCTCGAATGCACAGACCATTGGTTACAAGTCTGGCGAGTATGTTTTTTCTGATCAGTTTTTTAGAGCACAAGATCCCCAATCGGTAGATCGAGCTGGTATGGGTGCGTACCGAATGGTTATCCGCCGTCCCGGAAACTATGGAACGGTGGTTGCCTCGCAAAATGCATTAGATATGGCAATTACTGGCCCTGGTATGTTTATGTTGGCAAAAACTGTAGACGGCACTGTTCCAACAGAAAATCCGACCAAGTTTCAATACACCAGAAACGGACAGTTTGCAGTTGATAGCAAAAATAGGATTGTTAATGAGAATGGAATGTTCCTTGTTGGATATCCCGCTGACTCATCAGGGAAAATCATTTCCAGCTCAAAATCAGTGTTGATTTTGGATCAAACCCCGTTGGCCCAACAGGCAACACAGAATTCAACAATCAATCTCAACCTTGATAACCGTGTAGCCCCAGCAACAGGAAATCCATTTAACAAGACTGAGCCAACAAGTTACAGTCAATCAACATCACAAACGGTTTATGACGATAAGGGTACGGCTCATACCTTATCTATGTATTACAAAAAAACCAACTCCGCTAATTTGGAGTTGACTGGTGACGGAAGTGGTACCACTTTTACATTTAACCCACAGCAAGATTTAAAAACTACTTTGCAGGGTGAGCAAACAAATTTAATTGCTACAAGTTCTAAGCCATTGGCAACGCCTGCGCCTACATCTGAGACCATCTCCAATGCAACCCTTACCTATGTTAGCGGTGGAAGTGAGTTATTGGATACCGAAATTGCCACATTAGGTGGGATTACTGGCGGCAGTAACTATACCACTGGTGTCTATAACGGAGTAGCGCTAAGTGGCGGCTCTGGCACTGGGGCAACAGCAAACGTGACAGTTAATAACGCTGGCGTAGTAACAGGCGTGACAATTGTTAATCCTGGTGTGGGATACAAGGCTGGAGATTATTTAACTGCGGTTCCTAATGTAATCGGTGGAACTGGGGCTGGATTTTCTGTGCCAATTGCCACATTAATGACAAATCGTATTGGCACTACTGGGACCGTTACCGGTGGAGCTGGATATGCGAATGGCGTTTATAACAACGTACCATTAACAGGTGGATCTGGAGCTGGTGCAACAGCTACTGTTACGGTAGCGGGTGGAGTAGTAACAACGGTGGCAATTGCTAATCCAGGTTCTGGTTATAAAGTAGGTGACTCATTATCGGCGGCTGTGGCCAATATTGGTGGGGGTGCAGGTGCAGGGTTTAGTGTCCCTGTCTCCACGCTCCGTGCAGGCGTAAAAACATTGGGTGCAATTACAGCTGGTAGCGGTTATGCAGATGGTATTTATACAAATGTACCCTTTACGAGCGGGACTAATACTGGCACAGGCGCTAAGGGAACCGTCACGATTTCCAATGGGGCCATCACAAATGTCACATTGACTGATGGCGGCTCAGGATATCTAGCAACAGATACATTGAGTGCGACAGCTAATTCAATTGGCGGAACTGGAGCAGGCTTTTCTGTAGCCATTGGTTCTGTGTACTCTCAAATTGCTGGAGGAAGCGGTACTAAGGGCTCAACATACGTCATGAAGTTGAAAGATGGAACTAATTTATCGGTCACTCAAACTAGTGAAGCAGGTAATGGAACGCCAAAATATTCAGTGAACGTTGACCGCTATTCAGTTTTTGCAACATTAGATGGTAATGCGGTTGGTCAAAGTGCTACTGGTTCGGGTATTACCAAGGTAAAAATTGGTGGCGTATTAACGGATGAACAAACTTCACTTGGAACTGTGGCCTTTGTAGGCGGCAAGAATTTAGATTCATTGGCCCGTGACCAATTTAATACACCACAATTTGATACCCAATTTAAGATTGATGCTAGTGGTGGCAAGGGTACTGGATGGGGCACAACTACTAATGGTGGTGTAGTGCAATTTACCCTTAAGAGCACAGATATGACCGCATACTCTTCTGCCGGTCAAACCTATGCCAACAATCAGGACGGATCTGCTACCTCTCAATTAGCTTCCTACAATATTGATAATAGTGGCAGGCTTGTTGCTCAGTATGACAATGGAAAGTCGGTAGTTAAGGGCCAGGTGATTCTTGCAAACTTCAATAATCTAGAAGGTCTGATTCCAAATGGCAACAATACATTTGAAGCATCATCAGCCTCCGGCGATCCTCTTCTAAGTTTTCCCGGGGATGGTACTTTGGGTGCAATCCGCTCTAAGGCGCTTGAGCAGTCAAACGTTGAGCTTACTTCGGAGTTAGTGAAATTGATGGTATTGCAACGCCAATACTCCGCTGTCTCACAGGCAACTAAAGTAATGGCAGCAACCTTGATTGACGATGCAATCAACATCGGACGTTAATCGAAAAATAGTTAGACATGATTAACCGATACGCTTACACCTCAATGACCGGCGCTACTTCTGCTACGCAGCAGTTGGCTGTGACTTCGAATAACCTGGCTAATTCATTAACACCAGGTTTTCGTGAGGTAATTAGCGCGTTTCGCGCGGTGCCCCTAAAAGGCGATGGCGAACCTTTTACGGGTAATGGTGCTGACACTCGTGTTTTTGTTGCTGACACAACACCAGGTAGTAATTTCACTCAAGGTCAAATACAGACAACGGGAAATTCTTTGGATGTTGCGATTAAAGGTGATGGGATGTTTGCGGTGCGTCGCCCAGATGGCCAGGAAGCGTATACCCGAGCTGGAAAATTTATGACCAATGAGCAGGGAATATTGATGATTGGTAAAGATATTCCAGTGGTCGGAGCTGGCGGAACAATTACGATTCCAGTTGGTGCTTCCGTGCAAATTGCAGAAGATGGATCTGTATATACACAGATTCCTGGTAATCAGTACCTCAATCAGGCGGGTAAATTAAAGCTGGTAAATCCAAATACCAATAGTTTGGTACGCGCTGCAGATGGATTATTTGACATTCCAGGTGAGCAGGCCGCAGCTGATCCAACGGTTCGGGTGGTGCAGGGCGCTTTTGAAATGAGTAATAACAACCCAGCATTGGCAATGGTGCAAATGATTGACCAGAGCCGTATGTTTGACCTTAATACCAGATCCATTACATATGCTGATCAAAATGCAAGATCAGCCACTACATTACTTTCCTTGTCGCGCGTCTAATAACTAAAAGAAAAAAGAGAAAACATGTTACGTTCATTGTGGATCGCAAAAACTGGGATGGATGCAGAGCAATTCAACCTAGATGTCATAACCAATAACTTATCAAATTCACAAACGACTGCATTTAAGCGTGTGCAGCCGATGTTTCAGGATTTACTTTATACAACCTTGCGCTCTGCAGGCTCTGCAGCAAATGCACAAAACCTTTTGCCAACTGGCTTACAAATTGGCGCGGGTGCCGCGGTAACTTCAACTGAACGCAACAATATTCAAGGCACTTTGGTGCAAACTGGTAATCAGTTGGATGTTGCGATTCAAGGTAACGGGTTTTTTCAAATTCAGTTGGCTGATGGTACATTGGCCTACACTAGAAATGGTCAATTTAGCAAAAGCGCAACTGGCCAAATCGTAACCCAGGCAGGTAACGTTGTTGCTGGTGCGGGTGTTATTCCAGCCAACGCAACATCTATTACGATTAATCAAGCAGGCGTTGTTCAATATACCTTGCAGGGAAATCAAACAGCGATACAGGCTGGCCAAATTACGATGGCTAACTTCGTCAACCCGGCTGGTTTATTTGCTCTTGGCGGCGGCAACTTTATTCCAACCCCAGCCTCTGGAACAGCGCAAAATAACATTGCCGGTACAAACGGCATGGGAACGACAAATCAGTACTATATTGAACAGTCAAACGTAAACGTAGCTGAAGAATTGGTTAATTTGATTGCGGCGCAACGTGCGTATGAAATCAATACTAGAGCGGTGACCGCATCCGATCAGATTTTGCAACGTGTTAGCAATATGGGTCAGTAATGCTGCGCTTAATTAGAAACCATCGTCATTTGCTTGTGCTCAGTTTGAGTGCAATCGTACTTTTTGGTTGTGCAAGCGCTGATCGCCCTACCTTATTAACTACACCTGTTACTGCAAGACCTCGTCCTATCCAAGAGACTTCGGCCAATATGGGCAGCTTATATCCAGCTA
It includes:
- the flgC gene encoding flagellar basal body rod protein FlgC — translated: MSLLGAFDIGSTGLTAQSMRMNTTASNIANVESVSGPDGRPYRARQVEFSSVYKAGQPGAGVEVSKIIESNAPMRIEYRPGHPKANAAGYVEMPNVNPVEEMVNMISASRSYQMNVEAMNVSRQLMLKTLDLGK
- a CDS encoding flagellar hook capping FlgD N-terminal domain-containing protein; translated protein: MATNPLSGIRVYDPATANKPADATTNSTTGGTAAEQTQNFLKLLIAQIQNQDPMAPMDASTMTSQMSQLNMVSSMGNMNTSMTAMLAQMQSVNFINQAALIGHSPLVAGSGIAFDGTNQVMLGANATNPLTSAVATITDSSGNVVNSVDLGALNAGISNFIWNGKDANGDTVPAGMYYLNLSGKNADNATENPTAYVASAVASVTKSSTGDAILNLLDGRTVKSSEVQQWIS
- a CDS encoding flagellar hook-basal body complex protein translates to MGYGIGLSGLMSASQAIDVTSNNISNAQTIGYKSGEYVFSDQFFRAQDPQSVDRAGMGAYRMVIRRPGNYGTVVASQNALDMAITGPGMFMLAKTVDGTVPTENPTKFQYTRNGQFAVDSKNRIVNENGMFLVGYPADSSGKIISSSKSVLILDQTPLAQQATQNSTINLNLDNRVAPATGNPFNKTEPTSYSQSTSQTVYDDKGTAHTLSMYYKKTNSANLELTGDGSGTTFTFNPQQDLKTTLQGEQTNLIATSSKPLATPAPTSETISNATLTYVSGGSELLDTEIATLGGITGGSNYTTGVYNGVALSGGSGTGATANVTVNNAGVVTGVTIVNPGVGYKAGDYLTAVPNVIGGTGAGFSVPIATLMTNRIGTTGTVTGGAGYANGVYNNVPLTGGSGAGATATVTVAGGVVTTVAIANPGSGYKVGDSLSAAVANIGGGAGAGFSVPVSTLRAGVKTLGAITAGSGYADGIYTNVPFTSGTNTGTGAKGTVTISNGAITNVTLTDGGSGYLATDTLSATANSIGGTGAGFSVAIGSVYSQIAGGSGTKGSTYVMKLKDGTNLSVTQTSEAGNGTPKYSVNVDRYSVFATLDGNAVGQSATGSGITKVKIGGVLTDEQTSLGTVAFVGGKNLDSLARDQFNTPQFDTQFKIDASGGKGTGWGTTTNGGVVQFTLKSTDMTAYSSAGQTYANNQDGSATSQLASYNIDNSGRLVAQYDNGKSVVKGQVILANFNNLEGLIPNGNNTFEASSASGDPLLSFPGDGTLGAIRSKALEQSNVELTSELVKLMVLQRQYSAVSQATKVMAATLIDDAINIGR
- the flgF gene encoding flagellar basal body rod protein FlgF is translated as MINRYAYTSMTGATSATQQLAVTSNNLANSLTPGFREVISAFRAVPLKGDGEPFTGNGADTRVFVADTTPGSNFTQGQIQTTGNSLDVAIKGDGMFAVRRPDGQEAYTRAGKFMTNEQGILMIGKDIPVVGAGGTITIPVGASVQIAEDGSVYTQIPGNQYLNQAGKLKLVNPNTNSLVRAADGLFDIPGEQAAADPTVRVVQGAFEMSNNNPALAMVQMIDQSRMFDLNTRSITYADQNARSATTLLSLSRV
- the flgG gene encoding flagellar basal-body rod protein FlgG; its protein translation is MLRSLWIAKTGMDAEQFNLDVITNNLSNSQTTAFKRVQPMFQDLLYTTLRSAGSAANAQNLLPTGLQIGAGAAVTSTERNNIQGTLVQTGNQLDVAIQGNGFFQIQLADGTLAYTRNGQFSKSATGQIVTQAGNVVAGAGVIPANATSITINQAGVVQYTLQGNQTAIQAGQITMANFVNPAGLFALGGGNFIPTPASGTAQNNIAGTNGMGTTNQYYIEQSNVNVAEELVNLIAAQRAYEINTRAVTASDQILQRVSNMGQ